A segment of the Frankineae bacterium MT45 genome:
TGAACGGCGGGCTCAGCCCGCAGAGCTGAACAGCGGGCTCAGCCCGCTGAGTTGAACGGCGGGCTCAGCCCGCGATGTCCACGCTCGGGGCTTCGCGCATCACCCTGGCCAGCAGGCCATTCACGAAGCGCGGCGACTCGTCGGTGGAGAGCGTCTTGGCCAACTCGACGGCCTCGTCGATCACCACCGCGTCCGGGACATCGTCGCGCCAGAGCAGCTCATACAGCGCGATCCGCAGCAGAGCCCGATCCACCCCGGGCATCCGGTCGATGGTCCAGCCGTCGGAGAACTCGGCCAGAATCTGGTCGATCCGAGTGACGTTCGCCGTCACACCCTCGACCAGCTCGGTGGTGTACTCGTTGATCGGAATCTCGCTGAGCTGGACCCGGTCGGCCAGCGTTGTGACCGCGTCGGCATCTCGCATGTCCGCCTCGTAGAGGACGTCCAGCGCCCGCTTGCGGGCCTTGCCCCGAGCAGTCACGTCAGCTGTTCACTCGACCCAGATAGCGACCGTCGCGGGTGTCGACCTTGACCTTCTCACCGGTGCTGACGAAGAGCGGCACCTGGATCTCGGCGCCGGTCTCAACCGTGGCCGGCTTCGTGCCGCCGGTGGCCCGGTCACCCTGCAGGCCCGGGTCGGTGTGCGAGATGATCAGTTCGACGCTGACCGGAAGCTCGATGTAGAGGGCGTTTCCTTCGTGGATCGCCACCGTCGCCTCGGCGTTGTCGAGCAGGTAGTTCGCCGCGTCGCCGACGGTCGCCTCGGGGACCGTCATCTGCTCGTAGGTCTCGCCGTCCATGAAGACGAAGTCGTTGCCCTCGCGGTACAGGAAGGTCATACCCCGCTTGTCGACGGTGGCCGTCTCGACCTTGGTGCCGGCGTTGAAGGTCCGGTCGACCACCTTGCCGGTGAGGACGTTCTTCAGCGTCGTGCGCACGAAAGCGCCACCCTTGCCGGGCTTGACGTGCTGGAACTCCACCACGCTCCAGAGCTGACCGTCGATGTTGAGGACCAGGCCGTTCTTGAGGTCGTTTGTGCTCGCCACAGCGGATACAACTTTCTTGTCGATTGAAATGTCGCTCGTCTTCGAGCCGCACGCGATCGCAACCGCGCCACGGCCAACTCGTGAGTCTACTTGCTCGCCGCGATGTCCAACTCCGACGCGATCCAGGAGAGCGCCAGCACGTACCCCTGGACGCCCAGCCCGGCGATCACGCCGGAGGCGACCGCCGAGACGTAGGAGTGATGACGGAACTCCTCGCGGGCGTGGATGTTGCTGATGTGGACCTCGACCAGGTCGGCCGTGCGGGCCGAGCAGGCGTCGCGCAACGCCACCGAGGTGTGTGAGTAGGCGCCCGGGTTGAAGACAAGCGGCGTCTGCTCGTCGGCGGCCTGGTGGATCCAGCCCAGCAGTTCCGCCTCGCTGTCGGACTGCAGCACCTCGACCTGCAGGCCGAGTTCCTCGCCGGCCCGCACACAGAGGGCGGCGAGTTGTGCGTAGGTGGTGTCGCCGTAGATGGTGGGCTCCCGCGATCCGAGGCGTCCGAGGTTCGGGCCGTTGAGCACGCGGACGCGCCGCTGCGGCGACTGGTCGGTGCCGCTGCTCATGCCGTCACCTCCGAGTAGGCCGCGGCCAGCAGCGCCGGGTCCGGGTCGTCGGCCGTGCCCGGACGGGCCAGCCCGTCGAGAACCACGAAGCGCAGCCGATTTCCCCGGGCCTTCTTATCCACCCGCATAGTCTCCAGCAGCGAGGCGAAGGCGTCGTCGCGGTAGCGGGTCGGCAGGCCCAGCGACTCCAATACCGCGCGGTGCCGGTCGGCGGTCGCGTCATCGAGGCGCCCCAGCGCCCGTCCCAATGCCGCTGCGTAGACGAGCCCGATGGAGACGGCCGCGCCGTGGCGCCACTTGTACCGCTCGGCCTTCTCGATCGCGTGCGCCAGCGTGTGACCGTAGTTCAGGATCTCGCGGAGGCCCTGCTCGGTGAGATCCTCGCCGACCACCCTTGCCTTGACCCGCACCGTGCGTTCGATGAGCTCCGCCTCAACCGGGTTCCCGGCCTTTCCAGCCAGGATCGGGTCGGCCTCGATCAGGTCGAGAATCGTCGG
Coding sequences within it:
- a CDS encoding NusB antitermination factor → MTARGKARKRALDVLYEADMRDADAVTTLADRVQLSEIPINEYTTELVEGVTANVTRIDQILAEFSDGWTIDRMPGVDRALLRIALYELLWRDDVPDAVVIDEAVELAKTLSTDESPRFVNGLLARVMREAPSVDIAG
- a CDS encoding elongation factor P is translated as MASTNDLKNGLVLNIDGQLWSVVEFQHVKPGKGGAFVRTTLKNVLTGKVVDRTFNAGTKVETATVDKRGMTFLYREGNDFVFMDGETYEQMTVPEATVGDAANYLLDNAEATVAIHEGNALYIELPVSVELIISHTDPGLQGDRATGGTKPATVETGAEIQVPLFVSTGEKVKVDTRDGRYLGRVNS
- a CDS encoding 3-dehydroquinate dehydratase, encoding MSSGTDQSPQRRVRVLNGPNLGRLGSREPTIYGDTTYAQLAALCVRAGEELGLQVEVLQSDSEAELLGWIHQAADEQTPLVFNPGAYSHTSVALRDACSARTADLVEVHISNIHAREEFRHHSYVSAVASGVIAGLGVQGYVLALSWIASELDIAASK